In Streptomyces sp. NBC_00341, the DNA window GGAGGCCGCGAGGACGCTCTTGCCGGACAGGCTGTAGAGGAAGCCGACCGAGCCGCCGAAGAGGATTCCGTAGGCCGCCGCCGCCAGCTCGACCGGCAGCCGCTTCTGTACCCGGCCCAGTCCGAAGCAGAGGACGGCGAGAACGGCGCCGGAGATCAGGCCGAGGGCGAGCTGCCCGCCGGTGAGCACACCACCGCCCCGGACGATGGACGTCGCGTACCAGCCGAGGACCACCCCGAGCGTGACGGGCAGCGCCCAGCTGGTGGTGGAGGGGTGCCGGTCACGCGCTCGCACTCCGCGTGCCTGCACAGAAGCATGTGCGGCCATGACGGGAAGCTCCTTCCGTCGCCCCCTCTGTCCCCCTCCAGAGCACACCTGCTCGCGCCGCGCGGCAACTCGAATGGCGCACGGCCCGGAGCGTTCCCGCCCGGTGGCGCGGCCCGCTGGGTCACGCGCCCCGGCGGGCCGGGGGCTCGGGCCGGGGCGGGAGGAGCGGCCATCTGGCTGAGTGCCTCATCGCCGCTTCGGTCACCGCAGGATCGCGCGACCGGGCCATCAGCCCATCCAGAAAGGCGTTGGCCGCCGCCTCGTACAGGCTGTCCAACGCCCGGCTGCGGGCTTCCACCGCCTGCCAGCGCTGTTCGGCACGGTCCTGTGCCGTCTCGGCGAGCGAGCGCGCATGGTCGACGGCCGCCCGTGCCTCCTCCCGCTGCCTGACCCTGTCGGACCGGCGCTCCAGCGCCGCACGGTACGCGTCCAGGAAGGGGTGTTCCCTGAGCAGTCCCAGCAGAAAACCGATGCCTCCGGACAGGAAGAGCAGGGATACGAACATCCAGGTGATGGTCTGGGGCAACAGGTGGAGACGGTCCGCCAGCGTCTGCGCCGTGAGGTCCTCCGCGCCACTGAAGTCACCGAGGTCCGAGGGGACGTCGACGGGGTCGGGATGCTGGAGCACCAGCCTGGCCCGCAGGTCGCCCAGGGCCCACCCGGCGAATCCCCAGACCCCCAGCAGGGCCAGGGCCGGAAGGGCGGCGGCCTTGACGGAGCCCGTTGCCTGGCGGCCCCGCAGGGTGCGTCCGGCCAGGTGCGGCAGGAGCACCATCAGTACGGCGGTGGAGATCGCCAGCGTGCCGGAGAGGAAGTCGCTGCCCGTGCTGCCCGTGCCGTGGAAGGGCTGGTAGGCGATCCAGTAGATCGGTATCTCGACCGCCGCGATGGCGAGGAGCACGCCCCACGTCATCCACGAGGGCATCCCCGGGCGAGCGGGCATGCCCTCCCAGCCCGGGTCGGGCGGCGGCACCACTCCGCCCACGAGCTGCCGCTCCGGCCCCGTCCCCCGTACGTGGGGCGGGGCCGTGGACGGCTGGGTGCCGGCCGTATGGCCCTCGGGATCGAGCGACTGCCAGCCCTCCTCGGCGAAACCCTCGTCGGGCGCCGGTTCGCGCTCGTCCTCAGGCACGGGGTTCGCGCCGGGACCGGCCCCGGGTGGTGCCCCGTCCGGATGTCGCGCCTCGTCTTCGTCGTCCGCGGGGGCGGAGTCGCGGAACCGCGCCTGGAGCCAGCTGACCTCGACCTGTTCCCGGACCCTGTCGCGGAACAGTTCCCACCGCACCGCCCGGGCCGCGAGCCGGTTCAGCTGGCTCCAGGAAGCCCGGACCTGCTCATCGGCCTCCCGCACCAGGTCATCCCGCAGCCGGAGCTCCGTCTCCGCGGCGTCGACCTCCGACTTGGCCCGCGAGTCCTCCACCGAAGCCGCCTTCTCCACCTCGGCCGCCTGCTCCGTCAACCGGCCCTGGAGCATGTCGCGTACGGCGGCGAGTTCGGCGAAGTAGGGCGCCCGGCCCTTGCTGTTGAGCACCCAGGGATCGAACACACCCGGCCGGGCGGTCCGGCCGGGCACGACGGGCACCCCCCTGCCCGCGGCCTCCTTCGCGCCGTGCCGCCGGGCCGTCCTGAGCAGGCGCCGCTGCTGCCCGTCCGTCATGACCATCGGAAGGCGTACGGAACCCGTCGGTTCCGGGGCCCGCCGTTCCGCACCCCGACGGGTCGCACGAGCACGCAGCGGGCCCGCGATCCGGGACCGCAGCCGGCGCGGCTCCTCGGAGTCACTTCCGGTAGTCGTCGTGGACATGCGCCTTCGCCCTTCCGCTCAGGATCTCGGACCAGAACGCGTCGAACGACTGGTACTCACTCGGTCTGGCGTCGTGCCGCATGCCGTAGCCGACGGGGTAGACGTTCATCCCCGCGATTCCCGGTACGCCCCGCTCGTCGAGCAACTTCTCGACCACTTGTCCACGGCTCTTCTCGGTGGTGATCTCACCTGTCCTGAGCGTGAATTCGGGGTCGGCCTGCTCGAAGTCGCTCACCACCAGCAGACTTGGCGTCCCTCGGTGGGACGGCATGGCGTCGCCGATCCGGGCCAGGGCTCCGAGCACATCGGAACCCCCCTGGGTACGGGCGCACTTCAGCATGGCGACCGCGCCCTTGAGCGCCAGGACCCGCGCGGTCCTGCGCATGCTCTCGTGGTCGGAGGTCGCGTCCCCCGGCGGGTCGAGATCGATGTCGCCGACCCGGCAGGAGGAGGTCTGCGACGAGCGGGTGACCGGCACGAACGCGATCGTGCCGCAGTGCCGTCCGGTCAGGAAGGGGACCAGCGTGGACTCGAGTTTCGCCTTGGCGTCGAAACCCTTGCCGTCGGCGTCTCCGGAGCCCGATCCGTCGATGACGAGTCCGCACGGCGTACGGAGACCGTCGGCCTCGGCGGACGAGGAGCAGCCGGCGGTGGCCGCGAGCACCGCGGTGAGTAGCAGGGCAGGAACGCCGCGCCGGAGTCGGCCGGACCTCCGGGGCAGCCGGGTGGCGGGCGGACGGCCGGGCAGGTGAGGCAGGTTCATGGCACTCTCCATGTGCGTGCGGTGGTTCACCGTTCTCCGGCAGTCCTCGCTCCGGAGGTGGTCTCTCCGAAAGTCGTGTCCCGGGAATTCGCGTCCCGGAGAATCGCCGGTGTTCGCGGGCGGCGCCGGGGAGGGGGCCTGCTTCGGGCGGATCATCCGTGCCCCCGTTCCGGATCCGCCGCGGCGTCCCCCTGAGGGATACCGGCCCCGGCGTCCCTCCCGGGCTGTGCGGCGAGGATGGCCAGCGCACGGACCACCGGGTGGCCGGACGGGCCGGGGGCCGGTGCGGGCCACGGTCCGCCGTCCGCCCACAGCCAGTCGTCGGTGCGCCGCCAGGACTCGTCGAGGTCGACGCGGCCGGGCAGTCGCCGCAGGTGTCCCGCCGTGAGCGGCCCCTCGGACGGCGGCTGGAAGCTGACCAGGACGGCGTCCCAGTAATGGGCGAGCCGCTGGTTCGCCTCATGGGTCAGGACAGTGGCCCTGACCCGGCACACACCGGCCGAGGTCCGCCACACGCCGATGAGTTCGCCGTACCGGGCGAGGGCGGCCGGCGTGGGGTTCTGCCGCACGTCGTACTGGGTGACCACCCGTACCGACTCGGCGTGGATCCGTGCGCACAGCGCGCGTTCACCGTGCAGCAGCCGTGAGCGCAGCCGGTCGGCCCCTCGCGACGCGCTCGCCCGTATCCCCAGCACATGGGGGGTCAGCAGCTGCGGGTACGGATCGGTGTCCCGCTCCCAGGTGTCCGGGTGCGGCAACGAATCGAGCCGGGCCCGCAGGCCCGGTGCGTCCTTCCGCCCCTGACGCCGGTCGTGGAACGCCGTGGTCCGGCCCGGCCAGGCGTACCGGGCCGAACTGCTGAACCGGCCCGTATCGATTCTCATGACGCAGTCCCTTCCCCCGTCACAGTTCCCTTTCGGTAATTCCCTTTTCATTCCGAAGCCAAATTCGAAGCCGAATCAGGAGGACGGAGCGTAGCCGACGGAATAAGGTAGATTTCCGGCCTTTCGCCCAGCCATTCGCCCCGGCGGGGGCCTTCCCGGAAGACATCCGGAATCGGCCCGGAAAGCAACCGGGACGCTCCCGGAAACGCCCGGAGATACACCGGAAGAAATGTGCGGCGCCCCGGCCATTCCCTCGATACTCGATTCCGGACGGTGCATGCCGGGGCACGATGCCCGGCCCGGCCCGCCCGGCAGTGTCCCTACCGCCGCGCCGGCCTCACCGGTACGGACGCGGGTCGCGAAAGAAAGGGGGAGGCGGATGAGGATCGAACTCAGCGGGACGCACTTTCCGCTGGAGACACTGGGTCCCGGCCGACGGCTGGGCATCTGGCTGCAGGGCTGCCCGCTGGCCTGCGCCGGCTGCATGTCGCGGCACACCTGGGCGCCGCACGGGGGTGAACCCGTTGATGTGGAAACGCTGTTGGACCTGTGGCGCGCCGCGCTCGCCGACGGCGCCGAGGGCCTGACGGTGAGCGGCGGCGAGCCGCTCGACCAGCCCGTGGCCCTGGCGGAGCTGCTCCGGGGCGCCGCGCGGCTTCGTTCCGCGCATCCCCGTCACGGCTCGGCCGCCGACGGTCTCCCCGCCGACCTGCTCGTCTACACCGGGTACGAGGAGTCCGAACTGGACGTTGTCCGGCATGCCGCCCTGGCCCACGCGGACGCCGTGGTGACCGGACGTTTCCGGATCGCCGAACCCACCCGGCTGGTCTGGCGCGGCTCGGCGAACCAGCGGCTCGCGCCGCGCACCGCGCTGGGCCGGATCCGGTACGCACCGCATCTGGGCCGGGAGGCGGACGGGCCGTCGGTGCAGATCGTCGTGACGCCCGCAGGGGCGTCGACGGGGCCGGCAGGCCCTCCCGCGGTACGGCTCCTCGGAGTCCCCCGGCGAGGGGAACTCTCGCACTGGGAAAGGTGGCTGGGTGAACGTGGGTTACGGCTCAGGGAGCGGAGCTGGCGACCGTGAGCAGCTTCGCCAGTTCGGGGCGCTGGGCCACCAGGTGCACCGTCCAGGACGGATCCCGGCGCAGTTCCTCGTGGACGGCCCAGCACAGCCAGCGCGCCGCCTTCTCCGGCGGCAGCCCATGACCCGCGCCGAGCAGGGGGAAACAGAGGGAGGAGAGTGGCGGGTCGTAGCTGTCGCGCTCCGCGCGGGCCAGCCGGAAGCTCGCCGATACCGCCTCGGCCAGGACGTGCGGATCGACCCGGTAGCCGTGACCGTCGCTCGTGGGGGAAGCGACGGCCGCGTGGTGGATGCGGCGCACCCCGCGCTCGGCGAGGGCGCCCGGCGAGGTCGGCACGACGGTGCCCGGCCGTACCGGCAGCCCTGCCCGGCCGTGGGCCCGCATCCACTCCTCCAGTTCACGGGCGAGGACGTCGTCGACCGTCTCGCCGGACTCGTTGCGGATCGCGGCGGCCCGGCGCAGCGACCCGGACACCGTCGAACGGAACGTCTTGGACATCTCCAGATAGATGTTCTCCGAGGACACCAATATGTCGATGTCCCGCAGCAGTTCGATGGACGCGACGTGCACGCTGACGCGCTGCCCCGCGACGGCCGGCAGGGGCGGACCGGTCAGCCGGGCCGGTGGATCGGGCACCGGCTCCGGTGTCCTCGCGGGCGGTACGCCCGCCTCCTGCGCGACCGGACCGGCCGGGGACCGTCCGGAGGCGGCCGTACGGGCCACCGCCAGTACCGCGAGCGCCAGTTCGTCGGTCACTTCCCGCTCCTGGCTCTTGCGGAAGCGTTCGGACGTGACACCGTAGACGGCCGCCGCGGCCTTCCGCCGCTCCTGGCCGGACACACCCCGCCGGTCCGGCAGCAGCCCGAAGGTGTGTGCCGCCGCCCTGGCCAGCGGGTCACCGCGGGCTCCGTCGGCGGAGAGGGTGTGCCCGCCGAGGTGCCGTACCCCGGCCCGCAGCAGCGCCTCCACCCCGGCGGCCGCGTCGTCGGACCCCACGCACAGACCCGCGGCGACGGCCACCCGGATCAGGCCCTCGGGCCGCAGTGTGCGCAGTCCGGACAGACCGGGCCTGCGCAGCGCCCGCAGTTCCGCCGCCAGCCGCTCGGCACCGGGCAGCGGCACCAGGGCGCGGCCACCGGGGGTCCCGGGCACGCCGGAGCTCCCCGACCCGGGTGTTCGGGGTGTTTCCGGGGCTTTGGACCCGAGGGGGCCCGGGGTGGACGAGGAGTGCGGGATCTCCTGGCTCATGGCCGCCACGATATGCCCGCCCGCGGGCGGGCGGGAGGGCGTCTCGGCCACCTCGGCCGGCCCTCCGCCGACCCGTGGGGGCGGAGGCGCCGTGCCCGTCCGCCGCACGGGCTTCGCCCGGCGAACCGGAAGCGTCTGCTCCGTCCGCCACCGGGCGCCGCGGCCACCGCTTCCGTCCTGCCCGTCGCCGTCCGCTTCCCCTTACTCCTCGCCGACACCGTCACCGACACCGGAAGGCCCGTCACATGAGCATTCCGCCGCCCACCGAAATGGATGTCCACGAGTCCGGCACCGGCTACGACAACCGACGGGACGCGGAGAGCCGCAGGGGGCTGGACCGGGTGCCGGCCGCGCTGAGCGGACGCTTCGACCTCACCCAGGTGCTGAGCAGCGTCCACCGGCCTTCTCAGGCCGTGGTGCTGCGGGTCAAGGACAGGGAAGCCCGGCACATGCCCACCGATGTCCCCCTCGTACTGAAGTGGTACCACCACCGGTTCGGCCCCGACCCCGGCGTCCGCCGCTTCCTGGCCGAGAGCACCGCCGGGCCGGTCGCCGGGCTGCTGGAGAGCGGTACGGCCGACGGCCACCCCTACGAACTCGCCCTGTCCTACGGCGAGACCGACCTCGCCCGCTACCACGCCGGCCACCCGGGACCGCTGTCGCCCGCCCTCGTCCGGGCCGTCGTGGAGCAGCTCCACCAAGCGCTGGTCGCGGTGCACGCGCGTGACATCGTGCACCGCGATGTCACGCCCGACAACGTCATGGTGCGCATCCAGAACGAGGACCGCCCCGAACTGGTGCTGATCGACTTCGGCGCGGCGGTGCACCAGCCCCAGCAGGACCGGCCGGGCCGGCGCGGCTGGGTGGGCAAACCGTTGTACCTGGCGCCGGAGGCGGGACCGCACCGGCAGGCCGTGACCCCGGCCGTCGACTGGTGGTCCCTGGGCATGGTCGTCGCCGAACTGGCGGGTGGCAGCCACCCGATCGACTTCCGCGGCGATGAGGAGGTACTGACCGAGGTCGCGACCCACGACCCCGAACTGCCCCTGGTGACCGACCCCCGCATGCTGCTGCTCTGCCAAGGACTGCTCACCCGAGCCCCGGAGCACCGTTGGGGTGGCGAGCAGGTGGCGGCCTGGCTGCGGGGCGAACACCCGCCGGTCGCGCCCCGGACGACCGGTGCCGCGCCGCACGACCTCCCGCCCCGGCGCACGCTGCGGCCCTTCCCCTTCATGGGCCGGGACGTCACCGGACCCGAGGAGCTGGCCCGTCTGCTGGACGTCAACCGCGTCGCCGCCGGGCGGCTGCTGGCACGCCGGAACCGGCGGGCCGGACTGGTCGAATGGCTGGGCCAGCTCATCGACGCGCCCGGCCGCGGCTCCGAGGAGAGCGAACAACTCGTCGCGCTGTGCTCGGAACTCGGCGAGCCGCCGGATGCCCCGACCACGACACGGCTGATCAACTGGCTCGGCCCGCGGCTGGACGTCTCCCACCACGGCCTGCCCCTGGACACCCTGGGCATCCGGCGTCTCGCGTCGGCCGTCGCGGACGGTGACACCGAGGCCCAGGCGGTACTGACCGACCTGCTCCACCACGAACTGCTGCCCCTGCTCGCCGAACGACCGGGCGGCGCGGGGCTGGACGAGGTGCAACGGCAGTGGTCCGCGCACCGTGCGGCCTGGCGGCCGCTGACGAACGAGATCCTGGCGCGTGGCGGACCCCGCGACCGCGGCGCCGCGCGGGCCCGGCTGCGCCACACGGCCGCCGTCGACGCGGCTCTGCTGCGCCTGGCCCGTGAGCCGGGGCGGGTCACCGCGGAGCTGGTGCGCGGGGCCGGCGCGGTGCGCGACGCTCTGCCGGTGCCCGTCGAGTGGTACGACCGGCTCGTCGCCGATCCGGACGACACTCTGCGCCTGACCGCCGCGCGGCTGCTGGCCGATACCGCCGCCACCGAGGCCGGGGCACGCCACGGAGAGCTGGCCGAGGCGGAGGCCGACCGGCTGCTCGCCGCCGATCTGGACGCCACCGCCGCCTGGCTGCGCCGGCTGGAGCGCCCGCCGACGCTGGGCTGGGCGCTACTGGGCGCCACCGTGGCCACCGTGCCGTGGGGTTTCGTGATCGGGCTCGCCGATGTCGCCGGATGGGCCTCTCAGCAGGCGGTCGTGCTCGCCTGGGGACAAGCCCTGCCCGCCGCCGCCGCGGTGTTCGCCATGGAGCTCTCCGTCGCGGCGTTCATCGGCCCGCCCGCCTACCATCCCCGGTGGTCGCTCGCCGGGCGGCTGATCGCCACCTCGGGGCGGCCCGCCCGGTTCGCCCGGTCCGGCGGCCTGCGCACCCTGCTGCCGTCGGCCGCGCTGCTGGCCGCGGCGGTCGCCCTGGCGGTCTACGCCGTCACCGTCGCACCCTGGGCCTGGCCGGCCGGCACCGTCGTGGCGCTCACCGCCTGGACGGTGCGCCGTCTGACCTCCCGGCACCGGGAACTGCACCGGCTGCGTAACCGGGCCGCCATGCGCACCGCGGCGGCCGGGCCGACGGCCCTGCACCCGGCGCGGCGGCCGTCCCCGCCTCGTGGAGGAGACCGATGAGTTCCGGAATCGCCCTGCCCTCGATCGGCGACGTGATGCCCACGCTGGACTACGCGCCGACCGGCCAGTCCGTCGGCGGTCTCGTCCCGCACGGCCAGGCCTTCGGCCACGCCGGCGTCGGTCATGCGCCAGGAGTGGGGGACGCCGTCCACCAGGCCGGCGGACACCTGGCAGACGCGGCTGCCCACGGGCTGCACGAGCTGCTGGCCCCGGCTGCCGTCGCCCTGGGAGCCCTCAGCGGAGCGCTGCTGGCCGGACGGGCCGCCCTCGTCACCACCCAGGTCCTCGCGGCGGCGGCCGTACGGGCCGCCGATGAGCAGGCGTGCCTCGAACGGAGGCAGGAGTCGGCCGCCTGCGCCGCCCAGCAGTGGGAGGCCGCTGCCTTCGCCGCCACACGGGCGAACGCGCGGCGGGCGGCGCTGATCGCACGGGTGCGGCGGGCCGCACGGATGGCCTCGCCCGGGACTCCCCGGCCTCCCCGGCCCGGCCTCCCCGGCCCCCTCAGCCCGGTGGGCATGCCCCTGTGCCGCTTGCGCGAGGAACTGGCGGTCCTGGAGGACCGGATGTGCCGTGCCGAAGCCGCGCACGCCGACTGGGCCCTGCGGGAGATCGGGAACGCCTTCGCCGGCCCGGACGACGACACCTGGCAGCGTGAGCTGCGGGCCCGGCGCGCGTCGGTACCGGCGGAAGCCGGCACCTCCGCGCACCACGGGAACGAGGCACTGCCGCAGCCGCCGGCCGCAGAGGAGCTGCGGTACGAGGACGCCGTACGGATCGGGGCCCAGCTGCTCGCCGGCCTCGACCCGGCCGCCACGCCCGCGGACGCCGCGCCCGCCACCGCCGCGGTACGGCACGCGCTGGCCTCCGCCGTGGACCGGCCGGCCAAGGCCCGTACCCACCTGCGCGAGGCACGCCGCTTCGTCGCCGACACCAACCGTGCCGTCCGGGCCCGCCGCGACACCGAGGAACGGGCCGCGGCACAGCTCCACTTCCTGGAGATCACCGCCCGGACCGACACGGACCCGCTGCACCCCGCTCCGGCCGAGATCGCGCTGCTGCACAGGGTGCTCGACGAGGGCCGCCCACTGGAACCCCACGAGCAGCGGCAGGTGGACGACCGGGTGACGGAGCGGCTCGCGGAGCTGGAACGCCGGTACATCGAGCGGATGCTGCGGCTCGCCGTCTCCGGGACGGACCGTTTCGACGACCGGTGGACCACCACACCGCACCAGCGGGACCGGCCCACCCGCATCGACTGGACACCTCCCGGCTGGGACGACGGGCACTGGCTGCGGTTCGCCGTGGACGGCAAGCACGCACGGGTGGTCACCATGCGCCGCGAACAGCCCGGCGAACGCGATGCGGACGCGCTCGCCCTGGACGACGAACGGTGTCATCAGGCGGCCGGCCACCTGAGCGGGCTGCGGGACACCACGCTGCGGCTCGGCGTCGTCCTGGACTTCTCCTTCGAGGAGAGCGGCACCCTGCCGGGCGTACACGGGGAGGAGGACGTCCTCGTCCTCGACGAGGGCACCGCCGGCGCCCGTGCGCCGGTATCCGGGGACAGGACCGAGAAGCGGGAGCGCCGGGCCACGGACGGGCCCAGGTACCGCACGGCTCCGGCCGACGACCACTGACCCGCCGGCCGGCAACCGCCCGGCGGGCAACACACACGACCGAGGAAGCGGAGGAAGGGTGTGAGTACCCATGGCATCGAGGACACCCGGTCCCAGGAGGACGGTACGAACCGTCCGGGCGGCGGCTCAGGACTGGTCAAAGCCCCGGACGGTGCGGAGGGAGGGGGCCCCGAACACGCGGCGCCCCGGTTCGTCACCGAACTGACCGGCACTCTGAGCGTGCATTCCCAGTACGTCCTGCACGGCAACATCCAGGACCTGCACCTGGTGCGCCATCGGTCCCGGGAAGCCCACCACTCACTGGTCGAGGTCGTGTG includes these proteins:
- a CDS encoding 4Fe-4S single cluster domain-containing protein — encoded protein: MRIELSGTHFPLETLGPGRRLGIWLQGCPLACAGCMSRHTWAPHGGEPVDVETLLDLWRAALADGAEGLTVSGGEPLDQPVALAELLRGAARLRSAHPRHGSAADGLPADLLVYTGYEESELDVVRHAALAHADAVVTGRFRIAEPTRLVWRGSANQRLAPRTALGRIRYAPHLGREADGPSVQIVVTPAGASTGPAGPPAVRLLGVPRRGELSHWERWLGERGLRLRERSWRP
- a CDS encoding macro domain-containing protein; the protein is MPGTPGGRALVPLPGAERLAAELRALRRPGLSGLRTLRPEGLIRVAVAAGLCVGSDDAAAGVEALLRAGVRHLGGHTLSADGARGDPLARAAAHTFGLLPDRRGVSGQERRKAAAAVYGVTSERFRKSQEREVTDELALAVLAVARTAASGRSPAGPVAQEAGVPPARTPEPVPDPPARLTGPPLPAVAGQRVSVHVASIELLRDIDILVSSENIYLEMSKTFRSTVSGSLRRAAAIRNESGETVDDVLARELEEWMRAHGRAGLPVRPGTVVPTSPGALAERGVRRIHHAAVASPTSDGHGYRVDPHVLAEAVSASFRLARAERDSYDPPLSSLCFPLLGAGHGLPPEKAARWLCWAVHEELRRDPSWTVHLVAQRPELAKLLTVASSAP
- a CDS encoding protein kinase; this encodes MSIPPPTEMDVHESGTGYDNRRDAESRRGLDRVPAALSGRFDLTQVLSSVHRPSQAVVLRVKDREARHMPTDVPLVLKWYHHRFGPDPGVRRFLAESTAGPVAGLLESGTADGHPYELALSYGETDLARYHAGHPGPLSPALVRAVVEQLHQALVAVHARDIVHRDVTPDNVMVRIQNEDRPELVLIDFGAAVHQPQQDRPGRRGWVGKPLYLAPEAGPHRQAVTPAVDWWSLGMVVAELAGGSHPIDFRGDEEVLTEVATHDPELPLVTDPRMLLLCQGLLTRAPEHRWGGEQVAAWLRGEHPPVAPRTTGAAPHDLPPRRTLRPFPFMGRDVTGPEELARLLDVNRVAAGRLLARRNRRAGLVEWLGQLIDAPGRGSEESEQLVALCSELGEPPDAPTTTRLINWLGPRLDVSHHGLPLDTLGIRRLASAVADGDTEAQAVLTDLLHHELLPLLAERPGGAGLDEVQRQWSAHRAAWRPLTNEILARGGPRDRGAARARLRHTAAVDAALLRLAREPGRVTAELVRGAGAVRDALPVPVEWYDRLVADPDDTLRLTAARLLADTAATEAGARHGELAEAEADRLLAADLDATAAWLRRLERPPTLGWALLGATVATVPWGFVIGLADVAGWASQQAVVLAWGQALPAAAAVFAMELSVAAFIGPPAYHPRWSLAGRLIATSGRPARFARSGGLRTLLPSAALLAAAVALAVYAVTVAPWAWPAGTVVALTAWTVRRLTSRHRELHRLRNRAAMRTAAAGPTALHPARRPSPPRGGDR